The Pseudomonas extremaustralis genome contains a region encoding:
- a CDS encoding tryptophan--tRNA ligase, which translates to MTTRTRILTGITTTGTPHLGNYAGAIRPAILASQDANADSFYFLADYHALIKCDDPQRIQRSRMEIAATWLAGGLDVNRVTFYRQSDIPEIPELTWLLTCVAAKGLLNRAHAYKASVDKNVENGEDPDAGITMGLYSYPVLMAADILMFNAHKVPVGRDQIQHVEMARDIGQRFNHLFGNGKEFFTMPEALIEESVATLPGLDGRKMSKSYDNTIPLFTSAKDMKDAISRIVTDSRAPGEAKDPDNSHLFTLYQAFASKAQEAEFRAELLQGLGWGEAKNRLFQLLDGQLGEARERYHQLMSRPADMEDLLLIGAQKARAVAAPFLAELREAVGLRSFVNQAAAPVATKKKAAKAARFVSFREDDGSFRFRLLAADGEQLLLSRHFADGKAAGAVTKQLQSGDALDVRTEALSFSIWLNGAAVADSAEFADSASRDAAIDALRAALTPLED; encoded by the coding sequence ATGACGACTCGTACCCGTATCCTCACCGGCATCACCACCACCGGCACGCCGCACCTGGGCAATTACGCCGGCGCGATCCGCCCGGCGATCCTTGCCAGCCAGGACGCCAATGCCGACTCCTTCTACTTCCTGGCCGACTACCACGCCCTGATCAAGTGCGATGACCCGCAGCGCATCCAGCGCTCGCGCATGGAAATCGCCGCGACCTGGCTGGCCGGTGGCCTGGATGTGAACCGAGTGACGTTCTATCGCCAGTCGGACATCCCGGAGATCCCCGAGCTGACCTGGCTGCTGACGTGTGTTGCCGCCAAGGGCCTGCTCAACCGCGCCCACGCCTACAAGGCGTCGGTGGACAAGAACGTGGAAAACGGCGAAGACCCGGATGCGGGCATCACCATGGGCCTGTACAGCTACCCGGTGCTGATGGCGGCGGACATCCTGATGTTCAACGCGCACAAGGTGCCGGTGGGCCGCGACCAGATCCAGCACGTGGAAATGGCCCGCGACATCGGCCAGCGCTTCAACCATCTGTTTGGCAACGGTAAAGAATTCTTCACCATGCCCGAGGCGCTGATCGAAGAAAGCGTCGCCACCTTGCCGGGCCTGGACGGCCGCAAGATGTCCAAGAGCTACGACAACACCATCCCGTTGTTCACCAGCGCCAAGGACATGAAAGACGCAATCTCGCGCATCGTCACCGATTCCCGCGCGCCCGGCGAAGCCAAGGACCCGGACAATTCGCATCTGTTCACCCTGTACCAGGCCTTTGCCAGCAAGGCCCAGGAAGCGGAATTCCGCGCCGAGCTGCTGCAAGGCCTGGGTTGGGGCGAGGCGAAGAACCGCCTGTTCCAGCTGTTGGACGGCCAGTTGGGTGAAGCCCGCGAGCGCTATCACCAATTGATGTCGCGCCCGGCGGACATGGAAGACCTGCTGCTGATCGGCGCCCAAAAAGCCCGCGCCGTGGCCGCGCCGTTCCTGGCCGAGCTGCGTGAGGCGGTGGGCCTGCGTTCGTTCGTCAACCAGGCTGCGGCGCCGGTCGCCACCAAGAAGAAAGCCGCCAAAGCCGCGCGCTTCGTGAGCTTTCGCGAAGACGACGGCAGCTTCCGCTTCCGCCTGCTGGCGGCCGATGGCGAGCAATTGCTGCTGTCGCGCCACTTTGCCGATGGCAAGGCGGCGGGCGCGGTGACCAAGCAATTGCAAAGCGGCGATGCGCTGGATGTGCGCACCGAGGCGCTGAGCTTCAGTATTTGGCTCAACGGTGCTGCGGTGGCCGACAGTGCCGAGTTCGCCGACAGCGCGTCCCGCGATGCCGCCATCGACGCTTTGCGCGCTGCGTTGACCCCCCTCGAGGATTAA
- a CDS encoding alpha/beta hydrolase produces the protein MRETPVLIDGPVGQLEALYLDQPEPRGLALICHPNPVQGGTMLNKVVSTLQRTARDAGLITLRFNYRGVGASAGTHDMASGEVDDAEAAATWLREKHPDLPMTLLGFSFGGYVAASLGGRLEAKGEKLAHLFMVAAAVMRLGDTDLLPQNCPLTLIQPETDEVVDPQTVYNWSAALKRPHELLKVAECGHFFHGKLTDLKDLVLPRLSN, from the coding sequence ATGCGTGAAACCCCTGTTTTGATCGATGGCCCGGTAGGCCAATTGGAAGCCCTGTACCTGGATCAGCCCGAGCCACGTGGCCTGGCGCTGATCTGCCACCCCAACCCGGTACAGGGTGGGACCATGCTCAATAAAGTCGTCTCGACCCTGCAACGCACCGCCCGCGATGCCGGTTTGATTACTTTGCGATTCAATTACCGTGGCGTCGGCGCCAGCGCCGGAACCCACGACATGGCCAGCGGGGAAGTGGACGACGCCGAAGCGGCCGCCACCTGGCTGCGGGAAAAACACCCGGACCTGCCGATGACCTTGCTCGGTTTTTCCTTTGGTGGCTATGTCGCCGCCAGCCTCGGCGGCCGCCTGGAAGCCAAGGGCGAAAAGCTCGCGCACCTGTTCATGGTCGCCGCTGCGGTGATGCGCCTGGGCGATACCGACCTCTTGCCCCAGAACTGCCCGCTGACCCTGATCCAGCCGGAAACCGACGAAGTGGTCGACCCCCAGACTGTCTACAACTGGTCCGCCGCCCTCAAACGCCCCCATGAGCTGCTGAAAGTGGCAGAATGCGGACACTTTTTTCATGGCAAGCTGACCGATCTGAAGGATCTGGTACTGCCGCGCCTCTCGAATTGA
- a CDS encoding YhcB family protein — protein sequence MEHSLLVWLLPTLALVAGVAIGFLVARLLPNAAPNRTQRQLDDIQERFDSYQNEVVTHFNTTATLVKKLTQSYQEVQDHLADGANRLALDDITRQRLLAALHSDAPQTPRERLTPPRENQEPPRDYAPKTPNAPGMLDEHYGLKK from the coding sequence GTGGAACACTCGCTCTTAGTTTGGTTGTTGCCGACTCTCGCCCTGGTTGCCGGTGTCGCCATTGGATTCCTGGTTGCCCGCCTGCTGCCAAATGCCGCGCCTAACCGCACGCAGCGTCAGTTGGATGACATTCAGGAACGTTTTGACAGTTATCAGAACGAGGTTGTTACCCACTTCAATACCACCGCGACCCTGGTCAAGAAGCTCACCCAGAGCTACCAGGAAGTACAGGATCACCTCGCCGATGGCGCTAACCGCCTGGCCCTCGACGACATCACCCGCCAGCGCCTGCTGGCCGCGCTGCATTCCGATGCTCCGCAAACCCCACGGGAGCGCTTGACCCCGCCACGGGAAAACCAGGAGCCGCCACGGGACTACGCGCCAAAGACGCCGAACGCTCCAGGCATGCTGGATGAGCATTACGGCTTGAAGAAGTAA